From one Brevibacterium sp. 'Marine' genomic stretch:
- a CDS encoding DEAD/DEAH box helicase family protein, which produces MQPPLRRHQDEALATLRDGSAADERRSWIVLPPGAGKTRVGIDYATHLLDRKLVEQVVAFGPNTAIQGQWAKEWNRLGEGRPPAGGTRELTQTFTALTYQSLAVFDTERETVDREDDTRTTDRDLEDRLTDSPASGPGGDLLDSLAAGGRALVESLVDGGPTLLILDECHHLLEVWGRLLSDLLALLPDVWVLGLTATPPATMSTRHRELVADLFSSVRYSASIPALVREGDLVPFADLVWVTEPTREEQDWLSAQAERHTEFITGILDPGQGTIGLLEWVDRRFLGDRAESVDWQTMSRQRPELCDAALRLHHAALLRLPPGARPGEQHRRDPDTDDWARLIEDWMQHHLLVSDSASDQDLAEEIRRRLPAIGCRWTRHGIAAGRSPADRVLSHSASKPRACVDIAAVEAATLGDHLRMLVLCDFESATATLAADVRAVLDERSGSALLTLEGLAADSQTAHLNPLLVSGRTVAGPPDVLRALIDFIAGDDADLAARLSVTDPITGVSRIDGRWTSRDWVPYVTSFFTSGAAQVLIGTRALLGEGWDAPAVTGLIDLTTATTPTAVTQTRGRALREDPNWAQKVALNWTVVCISPDHPRGGQDWTRLVRKHDGFFGTDASGEIVDGVAHIDPAFSPFHPPKDDIDAINARMITRAQARTEVAQRWNVGADYRDEELRSVRIVADHPRPEIAPTKNASDSARATADAAAGAEGIIPKPRHRDGDPGKILPITLRMPIVLVWATAGLLMLATAVLSSGAAAWILGIIAVGLLLSLPCVLTIAGGRRHRIYGVTPTVAQIAGAVAEALHSLELSSSGADAVRMRIDARGDLRCHLDADPASAEAFALSLDEAVSPIGEPRYLLPCWQLPRRAHGLRGWWTQLKWGTGTAQKADPIWVGVPAVLGTKKERAVAFADAWDTWIGGGEPIYTRSPGGAGILAAVRGGDPWSMTSVLRMRWR; this is translated from the coding sequence ATGCAACCGCCATTGCGCCGCCACCAAGACGAAGCGCTCGCGACTCTGCGCGACGGATCCGCTGCCGATGAGCGCCGATCCTGGATCGTCCTGCCTCCCGGTGCGGGAAAGACCCGCGTCGGCATCGACTACGCGACCCACCTGCTCGACCGGAAGCTCGTCGAGCAGGTCGTGGCATTCGGCCCGAATACGGCGATCCAAGGTCAATGGGCCAAGGAATGGAACCGCCTCGGCGAGGGGCGTCCTCCCGCCGGAGGCACACGCGAACTCACCCAGACCTTCACCGCTCTGACCTACCAGTCCCTGGCCGTCTTCGACACGGAACGGGAGACCGTCGACCGTGAGGACGACACTCGCACCACGGACCGCGACCTCGAGGACCGCTTAACCGATTCCCCCGCCTCTGGACCAGGTGGCGACCTGCTCGACTCCCTGGCCGCTGGTGGCAGGGCCCTTGTCGAGAGCCTCGTCGACGGTGGTCCGACACTGCTCATCCTCGACGAATGCCACCACCTGCTCGAGGTCTGGGGACGTCTGCTGTCGGACCTGCTCGCCCTGCTTCCCGACGTATGGGTGCTCGGACTCACCGCCACCCCACCAGCGACGATGTCGACCCGACACCGGGAACTCGTCGCCGACCTCTTCTCCTCCGTCCGCTACTCCGCGTCCATCCCCGCCCTCGTCAGAGAAGGCGACCTCGTGCCCTTCGCGGACCTCGTCTGGGTCACCGAACCCACCCGGGAGGAACAGGACTGGCTGTCGGCCCAGGCCGAAAGGCACACCGAGTTCATCACCGGCATCCTCGACCCCGGCCAGGGCACGATCGGGCTGCTCGAATGGGTGGACCGACGATTCCTCGGCGACCGTGCCGAATCGGTGGACTGGCAGACGATGAGCCGGCAGCGACCTGAACTCTGCGATGCGGCCCTGCGCCTCCACCACGCCGCTCTGCTGCGTCTGCCTCCCGGAGCCCGACCCGGCGAACAGCACCGCCGCGACCCCGACACCGATGACTGGGCCCGGCTCATCGAAGACTGGATGCAACACCACCTGCTCGTCTCCGACTCCGCGTCCGACCAGGACCTCGCCGAGGAGATTCGCCGACGGCTGCCCGCGATCGGCTGCCGCTGGACGCGCCACGGAATCGCCGCCGGCCGGTCCCCGGCCGACCGGGTCCTGTCCCACTCGGCGTCGAAGCCGCGCGCCTGTGTCGACATCGCCGCAGTTGAAGCGGCGACCCTCGGCGACCACCTGCGGATGCTCGTCCTCTGCGACTTCGAGTCCGCCACCGCGACCTTGGCCGCAGATGTCCGCGCGGTCCTCGACGAACGGTCCGGATCCGCACTCCTGACTCTTGAGGGCTTGGCCGCCGACTCCCAGACGGCACATCTGAACCCGCTGCTCGTCTCCGGGCGCACCGTCGCGGGACCACCGGACGTGCTGCGCGCGCTCATCGACTTCATCGCCGGCGACGACGCCGACCTCGCCGCCCGGCTCAGCGTCACTGATCCCATCACCGGTGTCAGCCGCATCGACGGGCGTTGGACGAGCCGTGACTGGGTGCCGTACGTGACCTCGTTCTTCACCTCCGGAGCAGCGCAGGTGCTCATCGGCACCCGGGCGCTACTCGGCGAAGGTTGGGATGCACCGGCCGTGACCGGACTCATCGACCTCACCACCGCGACCACCCCGACCGCCGTGACGCAGACCCGCGGCCGGGCGCTGCGCGAAGATCCGAACTGGGCACAGAAGGTCGCCCTCAACTGGACCGTCGTGTGCATCAGCCCAGACCACCCGCGCGGAGGACAGGACTGGACCCGACTCGTGCGCAAGCACGACGGCTTCTTCGGCACTGACGCAAGCGGCGAGATCGTCGACGGCGTCGCCCATATCGACCCCGCGTTCTCGCCGTTCCACCCGCCCAAGGACGATATCGACGCCATCAATGCGCGGATGATCACGCGTGCGCAAGCCCGCACCGAGGTGGCGCAACGGTGGAACGTCGGCGCGGACTACCGCGACGAGGAGCTGCGGTCGGTGCGCATCGTCGCCGATCATCCCCGGCCCGAGATTGCACCGACGAAAAACGCCTCCGACAGCGCTCGTGCCACTGCTGATGCCGCTGCTGGTGCTGAAGGCATCATCCCGAAGCCGCGGCACCGCGACGGCGACCCCGGAAAGATCCTCCCCATCACTCTTCGCATGCCGATCGTCCTCGTCTGGGCAACGGCGGGTCTCCTCATGTTGGCGACAGCGGTGCTGAGCAGCGGAGCCGCGGCGTGGATCCTCGGCATCATCGCCGTCGGACTGCTGCTGAGCCTGCCCTGCGTCCTCACCATTGCCGGCGGTCGCAGGCACCGCATCTACGGGGTCACCCCGACAGTCGCGCAGATCGCCGGTGCCGTCGCCGAGGCGCTTCATTCCCTCGAGCTGAGCAGTTCCGGAGCCGACGCGGTGCGGATGAGGATCGATGCACGCGGTGACCTGCGGTGTCACCTCGACGCGGATCCCGCCTCGGCGGAGGCCTTCGCTCTCTCCCTCGACGAAGCGGTGTCACCGATCGGTGAACCGCGGTACCTGCTTCCGTGCTGGCAGCTGCCGAGGCGCGCCCACGGGCTGCGCGGCTGGTGGACGCAGTTGAAGTGGGGGACCGGCACCGCCCAGAAGGCTGACCCGATCTGGGTGGGCGTGCCCGCCGTGCTGGGGACGAAGAAGGAACGCGCCGTGGCCTTCGCCGACGCCTGGGACACCTGGATCGGAGGAGGTGAACCGATCTACACCCGCAGTCCCGGCGGGGCCGGCATCCTTGCAGCCGTGCGCGGAGGCGATCCTTGGTCGATGACCTCGGTGCTGCGCATGCGCTGGCGCTGA
- a CDS encoding MmcQ/YjbR family DNA-binding protein: MDPDTVLRLAHEQAMQYPSVEIAYPFGPDNAVYKVRGKMFMMAYELRGVPSLNLKIDPLDGEVLRDAYAEISPGYHMNKKHWITVAGEGDGAGGDRLDAELLHDLVLESYCRVVTKMSKRDRPVDPDVFGGRGDD; this comes from the coding sequence ATGGATCCCGATACAGTGCTCCGCCTGGCCCACGAGCAGGCCATGCAGTACCCGTCTGTCGAGATCGCCTATCCCTTCGGTCCTGACAACGCTGTCTACAAGGTACGCGGGAAGATGTTCATGATGGCCTATGAGCTGCGCGGAGTCCCGAGCCTCAACCTCAAGATCGATCCCCTCGACGGTGAGGTGCTGAGAGATGCCTATGCGGAGATCTCACCCGGATATCATATGAATAAGAAGCACTGGATCACCGTGGCCGGCGAAGGAGACGGTGCTGGCGGCGACCGGCTCGATGCCGAACTGCTTCACGATCTTGTCCTCGAGTCCTACTGTCGTGTCGTGACCAAGATGTCCAAGCGGGACCGCCCTGTTGACCCGGACGTCTTCGGCGGGCGCGGGGATGACTGA
- a CDS encoding asparaginase → MPETTPRTAPHLLLAALGGTIASTADASGGVAPALSGAEIAAAAGLDQVWPDLQADFTQVAQVSSANVTLEMLFDVVDLARTSTADGIVLTQGTDTLEESAFGLWLLNDSGTHIAATGAMRNPTLPGADGPANVRAAALTALSDQVGNLPASLVFNDEVHDPRFVSKSHTTSTAAFSSGPVLGAIGWLSEDDLHLPHAPQTPTSPFAGLSRPSQLSKVALAEVGMGEPAETLDLIAGSGFAGAVISGVGGGHVPEDLLPAVTRLTEAMPVVLASRTGSGASLRLTYGYPGGEIGLLETGLVPAGILDARKARIVLSLALSFGLDPAEVFAHFA, encoded by the coding sequence ATGCCTGAGACCACACCCCGCACCGCCCCTCACCTGCTCTTGGCCGCTCTCGGCGGCACCATTGCATCGACCGCCGATGCATCAGGCGGAGTCGCCCCAGCACTCAGCGGAGCGGAGATCGCCGCGGCCGCGGGCCTCGACCAGGTCTGGCCGGATCTGCAGGCCGATTTCACTCAGGTCGCTCAGGTCTCGAGTGCGAATGTCACCCTTGAGATGCTCTTCGACGTCGTCGATCTCGCCCGCACGTCCACGGCCGATGGCATCGTGCTGACCCAGGGCACCGACACCCTCGAGGAGTCGGCGTTCGGTCTGTGGTTGCTCAATGACTCGGGAACGCACATCGCTGCCACCGGGGCCATGCGCAATCCGACTCTGCCCGGAGCCGACGGACCGGCCAACGTCCGGGCGGCCGCGCTCACTGCCCTGTCCGACCAGGTCGGCAACCTGCCTGCATCCCTGGTGTTCAACGACGAGGTCCACGATCCGAGGTTCGTGTCGAAGTCGCACACGACGTCGACCGCGGCGTTCTCCTCCGGTCCCGTCCTCGGGGCGATAGGGTGGCTGAGCGAGGATGACCTCCATCTCCCGCACGCACCCCAGACTCCGACGTCTCCGTTCGCCGGCCTGTCCCGTCCGTCCCAGCTGAGCAAGGTCGCCCTCGCCGAGGTGGGGATGGGCGAACCGGCAGAGACCCTTGATCTCATCGCCGGTTCCGGCTTCGCCGGCGCCGTGATCTCCGGGGTCGGAGGTGGGCACGTCCCCGAGGACCTGCTGCCCGCCGTGACCCGCCTGACGGAGGCGATGCCCGTGGTGCTCGCCTCCCGCACCGGATCAGGTGCGAGCCTGCGCCTAACCTACGGCTACCCCGGCGGAGAGATCGGCCTGCTCGAGACCGGACTCGTTCCCGCCGGAATCCTCGATGCCCGCAAGGCCCGCATCGTGCTCAGCCTCGCATTGAGCTTCGGACTCGACCCGGCCGAGGTGTTCGCTCACTTCGCGTGA
- a CDS encoding LacI family DNA-binding transcriptional regulator, whose translation MAKVSMREVADRAGVSVGTVSHVVNGSSKVAEATAAKVNAAIEELGFVRNAAARQLRSGHSSSLGLVVLDTSNPFFASVAHGARQACDEAGLALLIGDSGTDEQREGKYLDLFAEQRVNGLLVTPTGSDLSRLEAIAARGTPVMLVDRGSNGYALSSVTVDNIAGGRMALDHIIAGGCRRPAFIGGPQSLPQVSDRLAGAAERARESGLELPVYSTPELTILAGRDAGEEVVGQPADQRPDAVFCANDLLAVGFMQAVIMFSDLRIPDDIAIVGYDDIDYAFSTIVPLTSVRQPAELLGRTAVETLLHENASASDDHHDRRFTPELVVRGSTRPV comes from the coding sequence ATGGCGAAAGTGAGTATGCGCGAGGTCGCGGACCGAGCCGGAGTCTCGGTCGGTACCGTTTCGCATGTGGTCAACGGGTCATCGAAGGTCGCCGAGGCGACGGCTGCGAAGGTCAACGCCGCCATCGAGGAGCTCGGATTCGTTCGCAATGCTGCCGCCCGACAGCTGCGTTCGGGGCACAGCAGCAGTCTCGGCCTCGTCGTGCTCGACACCTCGAACCCGTTCTTCGCTTCCGTTGCGCATGGTGCCCGGCAGGCTTGTGACGAGGCCGGACTGGCCCTGCTCATCGGCGATTCGGGCACCGATGAGCAGCGGGAGGGGAAGTATCTCGACCTCTTCGCCGAGCAGCGGGTCAACGGTCTGCTTGTGACTCCGACCGGCTCTGACCTGTCGCGGCTCGAAGCGATTGCGGCCCGGGGTACGCCTGTCATGCTCGTCGACCGGGGCTCGAACGGCTATGCCCTGTCCTCGGTGACGGTGGACAACATCGCCGGGGGACGGATGGCACTCGACCACATCATTGCCGGAGGCTGCAGGCGTCCGGCCTTCATCGGGGGGCCGCAGTCGCTGCCGCAGGTGTCCGATCGCTTGGCCGGAGCCGCAGAGAGGGCACGCGAGTCCGGACTCGAACTGCCTGTCTACAGCACCCCGGAGCTGACGATCCTGGCGGGGCGCGATGCGGGCGAAGAGGTCGTCGGTCAGCCGGCGGACCAGCGACCCGACGCGGTCTTCTGCGCCAATGACCTGTTGGCGGTCGGGTTCATGCAGGCGGTCATCATGTTCAGCGACCTGAGGATCCCTGACGACATCGCGATCGTCGGCTATGACGACATCGACTATGCGTTCTCGACGATCGTTCCCCTGACGTCAGTTCGGCAGCCGGCGGAGCTGTTGGGACGGACCGCGGTGGAAACGCTTCTGCACGAGAACGCATCGGCTTCAGACGATCATCATGATCGCCGGTTCACGCCCGAACTCGTGGTGCGGGGTTCGACCCGCCCGGTGTGA